In Lycium ferocissimum isolate CSIRO_LF1 chromosome 7, AGI_CSIRO_Lferr_CH_V1, whole genome shotgun sequence, the sequence CTGTTATACACAATTTTAATGCTTAAAACTCTTAGCCAAATTGGTCTATAAATGGAAATTCACTTTCTACTAAGTCTTGAAAGTTTCTTGTATGTAGGGTATGGGTTTTTTAACAATGTCAACACCACCAGTCCTTGAAAGTTTCTTGTATGTAGGGTATGGGTTTTTTTAACAATGTCAACACCACCAGTCCTTGCTAAGGCTACTGGAACATGCAGTGCTTATCAGCCTGAATGCATTGGCGAAGGCCAGCACATACTCTTCTACATAGCATTGGCTCTGTCTGCCCTCGGGGAAGCTGGTCAAGCAGTAAGCTTCGGGTCTTTCCTAGTTGAGCAACTTGGAGAAAATGCTAGCAGGCCTTCCATCTATTATCTGCATTCCTTTGCAGTGAAACTGTTCAATGTTGCTGCTGTTTTGGGATTTTCATACATATCACCGTGGTCACTTTGGTTTGGCATCCCAGCAATATTTTACACAGTGGCAGCATTTATTTTCTTGAGCAGATGTTGTACCTATAAATATGTTAAACCAGCAGGTAGCCCTATTACTACTTTATTTCGAGTCTTTGCAGCGTCTATCTCCAAACTGTTCTATTGACTGCCTACAGATGGCTCGCAGCTATATAACTTATCTAATCCTGGTACTCAATGCCTGCCTCACACCAATGGCCTGAGGTCTCCCTCGCTCTCTCGTTTTCTGTTTGCTCCtttggttttgtttttgttttagtCTTAAGAAGAATCTCAAGTTTCAGCATGTTTCCTTATTTTGTATGCCATCTTAGTTTTAAAGATCTTTTCTGCTACCCATTTCTACCCTTGTCCTTTGTGAACTGGTGATCTAGAACAGACTCAA encodes:
- the LOC132063167 gene encoding protein NRT1/ PTR FAMILY 5.5-like isoform X2, whose product is MMFSDPLMVYFATIQCYWVLFSPVVWVWVFLTMSTPPVLAKATGTCSAYQPECIGEGQHILFYIALALSALGEAGQAVSFGSFLVEQLGENASRPSIYYLHSFAVKLFNVAAVLGFSYISPWSLWFGIPAIFYTVAAFIFLSRCCTYKYVKPADGSQLYNLSNPGTQCLPHTNGLRCLDRAAIILPDQTLEQQLRNRWRLCSIPEPLVGLQYPCYILCGC